The Leguminivora glycinivorella isolate SPB_JAAS2020 chromosome 1, LegGlyc_1.1, whole genome shotgun sequence genome includes a region encoding these proteins:
- the LOC125231125 gene encoding uncharacterized protein LOC125231125, protein MLLKKDKEIRKLGPGEIYSLVEIIHAVEDDWKKFMSLIPKDLQNEYSELKYNSEDIRKIEEHANVCNEKCAKIMFDEWGTSGQIRPMLRTVQQIALKAEMMRLVDHISTMMESRSSRGQCKGPGRR, encoded by the exons atgttattaaaaaaa GATAAAGAAATTCGCAAATTAGGACCTGGCGAAATATACTCTCTGGTAGAAATCATACACGCCGTGGAAGATGATTGGAAAAAGTTCATGTCTCTAATACCTAAGGATCTTCAGAATGAATATTCCGAACTAAAATACAATAGTGAGGATATAAG AAAAATTGAAGAACATGCTAATGTTTGTAACGAAAAGTGTGCCAAGATTATGTTTGATGAATGGGGGACGTCGGGCCAGATCCGTCCAATGTTGAGGACAGTGCAGCAAATTGCATTGAAGGCGGAGATGATGCGACTTGTTGATCATATATCAACCATGATGGAG AGCCGATCCTCCCGCGGCCAATGCAAGGGCCCGGGGCGCCGGTGA